A DNA window from Pogona vitticeps strain Pit_001003342236 chromosome 2, PviZW2.1, whole genome shotgun sequence contains the following coding sequences:
- the LOC140704884 gene encoding protein FAM240B gives MNSQYFRPEVLACETSELKSFWEKTIEKQTQHLEAEKHRKQRSALDKLRNEWRERLEKRLKMLQEQDEKEESPK, from the exons ATTTTCGCCCTGAAGTACTTGCATGTGAGACTAGTGAACTTAAGAGCTTCTGGGAAAAGACAATTGAGAAACAAACTCAACATTTGGAAGCTGAAAAACACCGGAAACAAAGAAGTGCACTGGACAA ACTCAGAAATGAATGGCGAGAAAGGCtggaaaaaagattaaaaatgctccaagaacaGGATGAGAAGGAAGAATCCCCTAAATGA